In Halorhabdus tiamatea SARL4B, a genomic segment contains:
- a CDS encoding outer membrane protein assembly factor BamB family protein: MTRRVSRRHVLQTATGLGFGTIAGCVGLGTESSGSTDENDDETTVTDENGNSTTVSDESGGDVKWEFSEPAGNVLSSPTVIDGTVYVGSMGNSVESAALYALDAVSGEREWAFTELSESIKSSPAVAAGTVYIGSGPTLYAIDAETGDQEWAFTEPPRQIDASPTVRDGTVYVGTWGSTLYAVDAATGEREWAFTEPSGAVRSSATVAAGTVYVGSYGNRQENHEDAALYAVDAATGDQEWAFTEPSDSVDSSPTVVDGTVYVGSDDGTVYAVDGATGEREWAFTEPSGGVYSSPTVVDGTVYVGSYDGTLYAVDGATGEREWAFTGGFRELSSVPSSPTVVDGLVIVGTAAKTDAEYTYLGVLYGVNAATGEREWAFAKPAAAVSSSPTVVDGIVYVGGPSPTPSSGGAPIDGVVYALDAGVDGSSEGSRVRLGTLGHHAVAAER, encoded by the coding sequence ATGACTCGCCGAGTGAGTCGGCGTCACGTACTGCAAACGGCCACTGGGCTGGGATTCGGCACGATCGCCGGCTGTGTGGGCTTGGGGACTGAGAGCTCGGGTTCTACCGACGAGAACGACGATGAGACCACTGTTACCGACGAGAATGGGAATTCTACCACTGTTTCCGACGAGAGTGGTGGCGACGTGAAGTGGGAGTTCAGTGAGCCAGCCGGGAACGTGTTGTCGTCGCCGACGGTCATCGACGGGACCGTCTACGTCGGATCGATGGGGAACTCTGTTGAGAGTGCGGCGTTGTACGCGCTGGATGCGGTCTCCGGCGAGCGAGAATGGGCGTTCACCGAGTTATCGGAGTCGATCAAATCTTCGCCAGCGGTCGCGGCGGGGACGGTCTACATCGGATCGGGGCCGACGCTGTACGCGATCGATGCGGAGACTGGCGATCAGGAGTGGGCGTTCACCGAGCCACCACGCCAGATAGACGCATCGCCGACCGTCCGGGACGGAACTGTCTACGTCGGAACCTGGGGTTCGACGCTGTACGCGGTGGACGCGGCGACCGGCGAACGGGAGTGGGCGTTCACCGAGCCGTCTGGAGCCGTGAGATCGTCCGCGACGGTCGCGGCGGGAACCGTCTACGTCGGATCGTACGGGAATCGACAGGAGAATCACGAAGATGCGGCGTTGTACGCGGTGGATGCGGCGACGGGCGACCAGGAGTGGGCGTTCACCGAGCCGTCAGATTCCGTCGATTCATCGCCGACGGTCGTCGACGGGACCGTCTACGTCGGTTCCGATGACGGGACGGTGTACGCGGTGGATGGGGCGACGGGCGAGCGGGAGTGGGCGTTCACCGAGCCGTCTGGGGGCGTGTATTCATCGCCGACGGTCGTCGACGGGACCGTCTACGTCGGTTCCTATGACGGGACGTTGTACGCGGTGGATGGGGCGACGGGCGAGCGGGAGTGGGCATTCACCGGGGGGTTTCGCGAACTGTCGAGCGTCCCGTCATCGCCGACGGTCGTCGATGGGCTCGTCATTGTCGGCACCGCGGCCAAAACTGACGCCGAGTACACGTACCTGGGTGTGTTATACGGGGTGAATGCGGCCACGGGCGAGCGGGAGTGGGCGTTCGCCAAACCAGCAGCGGCGGTCAGCTCATCGCCGACAGTCGTCGATGGCATCGTCTACGTCGGTGGGCCGAGCCCAACGCCGTCGTCTGGCGGCGCGCCGATCGATGGCGTGGTATACGCCCTGGACGCGGGCGTCGACGGATCGAGCGAGGGATCCCGGGTGCGGCTGGGAACGCTCGGTCACCACGCGGTCGCCGCCGAGCGGTGA
- a CDS encoding tRNA (guanine(26)-N(2))-dimethyltransferase — protein MREREGRVTVEVPEQDGEGIGESVFFNPVQELNRDLTVAAIRAVRERVEERDGHPVETYLDATAATGIRGVRAAANGFDATLCDVDEAAVERCRENLARNDLEGEVLHRDANAVMHERQFDIVDLDPFGTPIPFVDAALRSAGRMLAVTATDLAPLCGAHFESGVRSYSAVPRNTEYHSEMGVRVLLGALVRTAARYDIAAWPALTHATDHYVRTYLDLERGARAADDAIGELGYVHHCQQCLYRESERGLIAHPPEECPKCGQHLQTAGPLWLGATQDTDFLERVRRQVDDRMGTAEEGRELLETLADELDVATHYDQHRLTKRWGESAVAMEDFLDALREAGHKASRTHYGGTTFKTTADVSEIRAAILGD, from the coding sequence ATGCGCGAACGCGAAGGACGGGTCACGGTCGAGGTCCCCGAACAGGACGGCGAGGGGATCGGCGAGTCGGTGTTTTTCAACCCCGTCCAGGAACTCAACCGCGATCTGACGGTGGCCGCGATCCGGGCCGTCCGCGAGCGCGTCGAAGAACGGGACGGCCACCCGGTCGAGACGTATCTCGACGCCACCGCAGCGACCGGCATCCGCGGCGTCCGGGCGGCCGCAAACGGCTTCGACGCGACGCTATGTGACGTCGACGAGGCTGCGGTCGAACGCTGCCGTGAGAATCTCGCGAGAAACGACCTCGAGGGCGAAGTGCTCCACCGGGACGCCAACGCCGTCATGCACGAACGCCAGTTCGACATCGTGGATCTGGACCCCTTCGGCACGCCGATCCCGTTCGTCGACGCCGCCCTCCGGAGCGCCGGACGGATGCTCGCGGTGACGGCGACCGACCTCGCGCCGCTGTGTGGCGCACACTTCGAGAGCGGCGTCCGCTCCTACAGCGCCGTCCCGCGAAACACCGAGTACCATTCGGAGATGGGCGTCCGGGTCCTGCTGGGTGCGCTGGTTCGGACCGCCGCCCGCTACGACATCGCCGCGTGGCCGGCACTCACCCACGCCACCGACCACTACGTCCGGACATATCTCGATCTCGAGCGCGGTGCGCGCGCGGCCGACGACGCGATCGGCGAACTCGGGTACGTCCATCACTGCCAGCAGTGTCTGTATCGCGAGAGCGAGCGAGGCCTGATCGCCCATCCCCCCGAAGAATGTCCGAAGTGTGGCCAGCACCTCCAGACCGCCGGCCCGCTGTGGCTCGGGGCGACACAGGACACGGACTTCCTCGAGCGCGTCCGGAGACAGGTCGACGACAGGATGGGAACCGCCGAGGAAGGTCGGGAGTTGCTGGAGACGCTCGCCGACGAACTCGACGTGGCCACCCACTACGACCAGCACCGACTCACGAAGCGCTGGGGCGAGAGCGCGGTGGCGATGGAGGACTTTCTCGACGCGCTGCGGGAAGCCGGTCACAAAGCCTCACGGACACACTACGGCGGGACGACGTTCAAGACGACCGCCGACGTGAGCGAGATCCGGGCGGCGATCCTTGGAGACTGA
- a CDS encoding SWIM zinc finger family protein: MTAVDEWRAALAEAGELSPEVVDRITTVHGSRGVRAIEAVAEDRVKEYEDFTVVVGHSDEYVIEGVACTCEDAAYNLDPDDPTDLCWHVLAVLIAREIDAVDHHDMFYSEVRDFL, translated from the coding sequence GTGACGGCAGTCGACGAGTGGCGGGCCGCGCTTGCCGAGGCGGGAGAACTCTCACCCGAGGTCGTCGACCGCATCACCACCGTCCACGGCTCCCGTGGCGTTCGCGCCATCGAGGCCGTCGCCGAGGACCGCGTCAAGGAGTACGAGGACTTCACGGTGGTGGTCGGCCACAGCGACGAGTACGTCATCGAGGGCGTGGCCTGTACCTGCGAGGACGCCGCGTACAACCTCGATCCCGACGATCCCACCGACCTGTGCTGGCACGTTCTCGCGGTCCTGATCGCCCGCGAGATCGACGCGGTCGACCACCACGACATGTTCTACAGCGAGGTCAGGGACTTCTTGTGA
- the ilvA gene encoding threonine ammonia-lyase, protein MLSREDVLAARDRVAETARHTPLERSYSLSAMTGADIRPKYETVQRTGSFKIRGATNRIATLTDDQQAAGVVAASAGNHAQGVALAASRMGVDSTIVMPERAPVSKVKATRSYGGNVVLHGEDYDVAAERAHEIAAAEDRTYVPAFDDEMVMAGQGTLGLEIAADCPDVDTVVVSVGGGGLIAGVATALKGWDDDVRVIGVQAEGAASLPQSLAAGEIVEREGVETIADGIATRKVGERPFDVIRERVDEVVTVPDTAIAVAVTTLLERTKTLVEGAGAVPVAALLEGAFDYAEDETIVPVLSGGNIDLNVLTTVVMRGLIETGRYLRIRTVLEDRPGALEELVEVISEERGNIYTIEHDRASRDIAMDDTVVDLDIETRGPEHVETLLEALRGSGYAVDVLV, encoded by the coding sequence ATGCTCTCTCGCGAGGACGTGCTGGCGGCTCGCGATCGCGTCGCCGAAACCGCCCGCCACACCCCACTGGAGCGATCGTACTCCCTCTCGGCGATGACGGGCGCGGACATCCGTCCGAAGTACGAGACCGTCCAGCGGACTGGCTCGTTCAAGATCCGCGGGGCGACCAACCGGATCGCGACGCTCACCGACGACCAACAGGCCGCCGGCGTCGTCGCGGCGAGCGCGGGCAACCACGCCCAGGGCGTCGCGCTCGCGGCCAGCCGGATGGGCGTCGACTCGACGATCGTCATGCCCGAGCGCGCGCCCGTCTCGAAGGTGAAGGCCACCCGAAGCTACGGAGGCAACGTCGTCCTCCACGGCGAGGACTACGACGTCGCGGCCGAACGCGCCCACGAGATCGCCGCGGCGGAGGACCGGACCTACGTCCCGGCCTTCGACGACGAGATGGTGATGGCCGGCCAGGGCACCCTCGGCCTGGAGATCGCCGCGGACTGCCCCGACGTGGACACGGTGGTCGTCTCAGTGGGCGGGGGCGGCCTCATCGCCGGCGTCGCGACCGCCCTCAAGGGCTGGGACGACGACGTCCGCGTGATCGGCGTCCAGGCCGAGGGCGCGGCGAGCCTCCCGCAATCGCTGGCGGCAGGCGAGATCGTCGAGCGCGAGGGTGTCGAGACGATCGCGGACGGTATCGCGACGCGGAAGGTCGGCGAGCGCCCATTCGACGTGATCCGCGAGCGTGTCGACGAGGTCGTCACGGTCCCGGACACCGCGATCGCCGTCGCGGTGACGACGCTCCTAGAGCGGACGAAGACGCTCGTCGAAGGGGCCGGTGCGGTCCCCGTCGCCGCGTTGCTCGAAGGGGCCTTCGACTATGCGGAGGACGAGACGATCGTCCCGGTGCTCAGCGGCGGGAACATCGACCTCAACGTCCTGACGACGGTCGTGATGCGCGGGCTGATCGAGACGGGCCGGTATCTCCGGATCAGGACAGTCCTGGAAGATCGCCCGGGCGCACTTGAGGAGCTTGTCGAGGTGATCTCCGAAGAGCGCGGGAACATCTACACGATCGAGCACGACCGCGCCTCGCGGGACATCGCGATGGACGACACCGTCGTCGACCTCGACATCGAAACGCGCGGGCCAGAGCACGTCGAGACGCTGCTCGAAGCGCTCCGGGGCAGTGGCTACGCGGTCGACGTGCTGGTCTGA
- a CDS encoding aldo/keto reductase, producing MTEQLQNESDTFDIGGETVHRLGFGAMRLTGEDIIGPPADEENATDVIRHAIDLGVDFIDTADSYGPGVSERLLGEALTAEDDVFVASKAGLLRHRDGEWTPHGDPEYLHNQVLASLDRLRTDQIDLYQFHRPDPDGDFEDSVQAFAEMKDAGQIEHVGLSNVTVEQLETAMDIVDVATVQNQYNVGHREDEAVLEACESYDVGFIPWGPMYTVDDEGVAEVLDEVGAAHDATRRQIALAWLLDHSDVMLPIPGTSSVEHLEANVAATTIDLTDEDRAALDGIDPQ from the coding sequence ATGACTGAGCAACTCCAAAACGAGAGCGACACGTTCGACATCGGCGGCGAGACGGTCCACCGGCTCGGGTTCGGGGCGATGCGGCTGACCGGCGAGGACATCATCGGCCCGCCGGCCGACGAGGAGAACGCGACGGACGTGATCCGCCACGCGATCGATCTCGGCGTCGACTTCATCGACACCGCCGATTCGTACGGCCCGGGCGTCAGCGAGCGCCTGCTCGGCGAGGCCCTGACCGCCGAGGACGACGTCTTCGTGGCCTCCAAGGCCGGATTGCTTCGCCACCGCGACGGCGAGTGGACGCCTCACGGCGACCCCGAATACCTCCACAACCAGGTCCTGGCGAGTCTCGATCGGCTGCGAACCGATCAGATCGACCTCTATCAGTTCCACCGCCCGGACCCCGACGGCGACTTCGAGGACTCCGTCCAGGCCTTCGCCGAGATGAAGGATGCTGGCCAGATCGAACACGTCGGCCTCTCGAACGTCACCGTCGAGCAACTCGAGACGGCGATGGACATCGTCGACGTCGCGACGGTCCAGAACCAGTACAACGTCGGCCATCGCGAGGACGAGGCCGTCCTCGAGGCGTGTGAATCCTACGACGTCGGGTTCATCCCCTGGGGCCCGATGTACACGGTCGACGACGAGGGCGTCGCCGAGGTACTCGACGAGGTCGGAGCGGCCCACGACGCGACGCGTCGACAGATCGCGCTGGCGTGGTTGCTCGATCATTCAGACGTGATGCTCCCGATCCCCGGGACGTCGAGTGTCGAGCACCTGGAGGCGAACGTCGCTGCCACGACCATCGACCTGACCGACGAGGACCGCGCCGCCCTGGACGGGATCGATCCGCAATAA
- the citZ gene encoding citrate synthase — translation MPEELRKGLEGVLVAESSLSDIDGSAGRLVYRGYAIEDLARNTSFEEVLYLLWEGHLPTESELEPFEAKMAEERAVREEVLSTVRELAAAEENPMAALRTAVSMLSAYDPDDSTGEAGDGEITQRKGRRITAKMPTIVAAYKRLRDGDEPIEPRTDLSHAANFLYMLNGEEPEDTIADVFDMALVVHADHGINASTFAAMVTASTLSDLHSSVTSAIGALKGDLHGGANQNVMRTLLEIDEHDLTAVEWAREALESGERIPGFGHRVYDVKDPRAKILGAKSKALGKAADEFKWYSYSRAIEEFMAKETGIAPNVDFYSASMYYQMGIPIDLYTPIFAMSRVGGWVAHVLEYQEDNRLIRPRARYVGPEDREFVRIDQR, via the coding sequence ATGCCCGAAGAGCTCAGAAAGGGACTGGAGGGAGTGCTGGTCGCCGAATCGTCGCTGAGCGACATCGACGGGTCGGCAGGCCGACTCGTCTACCGGGGGTACGCGATCGAGGATCTCGCGCGGAACACGTCCTTCGAAGAGGTGCTGTATCTCCTCTGGGAGGGCCACCTCCCGACTGAATCCGAGCTGGAACCGTTCGAGGCGAAGATGGCCGAGGAGCGGGCGGTCCGGGAGGAAGTGCTCTCGACGGTCCGTGAACTCGCTGCTGCGGAGGAGAACCCGATGGCCGCCCTCCGGACCGCCGTCTCGATGCTGTCGGCCTACGACCCGGACGACTCGACGGGCGAGGCCGGGGACGGCGAGATCACCCAGCGAAAGGGTCGGCGGATCACCGCGAAGATGCCCACTATCGTTGCCGCCTACAAGCGCCTCCGGGACGGCGATGAACCGATCGAACCCCGGACGGACCTGAGTCACGCCGCGAACTTCCTGTACATGCTCAACGGCGAGGAGCCGGAGGACACCATCGCGGACGTCTTCGACATGGCCCTGGTGGTCCACGCCGACCACGGCATCAACGCCTCGACGTTCGCCGCGATGGTGACGGCCTCGACGCTGTCGGACCTGCACAGTTCGGTCACCAGCGCCATCGGCGCGCTGAAGGGCGATCTCCACGGCGGCGCGAACCAGAACGTGATGCGGACGCTACTGGAGATCGACGAGCACGACCTCACAGCCGTCGAATGGGCCCGCGAGGCCCTCGAATCCGGCGAGCGCATCCCTGGCTTCGGCCACCGGGTCTACGACGTGAAGGACCCGCGGGCGAAGATCCTCGGCGCGAAGTCCAAGGCGCTGGGCAAGGCCGCCGACGAGTTCAAGTGGTACTCCTACAGCCGCGCAATCGAGGAGTTCATGGCCAAGGAGACCGGCATCGCGCCGAACGTCGACTTCTACTCGGCGTCGATGTACTACCAGATGGGGATCCCGATCGACCTCTATACCCCCATCTTCGCGATGAGCCGCGTCGGTGGCTGGGTCGCCCACGTGCTGGAATATCAGGAGGACAACCGCCTTATCCGCCCGCGAGCCCGCTACGTCGGTCCGGAAGACCGGGAGTTCGTCCGGATCGACCAGCGGTAA
- a CDS encoding potassium channel family protein: MVTGEDVTYEPVSVKDVLAEMKDTAELLIDLSYSAVLLGSDEIAEEVLALEERMDVLHLRARMSLLMAARNPEDAEALAPVLGVVGAAEKISDAAGDIAKVVIEDIGLPAAMRATLPEAVETLVRATVEADSAYADRTLADLNLETATGVRIIAIRRSGEWLLNPTAETTLRSGDVLLARGPEDGIAEVYAETTGEGYEPPEPHESHIDDLERAVDSIVLMKNMSELAVDLAYGAILFDSQDVAEEVLELEAEVDALQSRFEAWTLQAAGRVDDPIALRGLVHLARSTEVISDAALEISEGVLRGLGTHPVVEAAIEASDEVIVRETVSPDSDLDGATLGDREVKTRTGMRVIAVRRPSTHPTGKHSTDWELSPGPETAIDAGDVVIAKGTRSGAERLRELAGGD; this comes from the coding sequence ATGGTCACGGGTGAGGACGTCACGTACGAACCGGTCAGCGTCAAGGACGTGCTGGCCGAGATGAAAGACACCGCCGAGTTGCTGATCGACCTCTCCTATTCGGCGGTGTTGCTCGGCAGCGACGAGATCGCCGAGGAAGTCCTCGCCCTCGAAGAGCGCATGGACGTCCTCCACCTCCGGGCGCGGATGAGCCTCCTCATGGCGGCCCGCAACCCCGAGGACGCCGAGGCGCTGGCCCCGGTGCTGGGCGTCGTCGGTGCGGCGGAGAAGATCAGCGATGCGGCGGGCGACATCGCGAAGGTCGTCATCGAGGACATCGGCCTGCCGGCGGCGATGCGGGCGACCCTGCCCGAGGCGGTCGAGACGCTGGTCCGGGCGACGGTCGAAGCCGACTCGGCGTACGCCGACCGGACGCTCGCCGATCTCAACCTCGAAACTGCGACCGGCGTGCGGATCATCGCAATCCGGCGGTCGGGCGAGTGGTTGCTCAATCCGACGGCCGAGACGACGCTCCGGTCGGGCGACGTCCTCCTCGCCAGGGGACCGGAGGACGGGATCGCCGAGGTCTACGCCGAAACGACCGGTGAAGGTTACGAACCGCCCGAACCGCACGAGAGCCACATCGACGATCTGGAGCGGGCGGTCGACTCGATCGTGCTGATGAAGAACATGAGCGAACTCGCCGTCGACCTGGCCTACGGCGCGATACTGTTCGACAGCCAGGACGTCGCCGAGGAGGTCCTGGAACTCGAAGCCGAGGTCGACGCCCTCCAGTCGCGCTTCGAGGCCTGGACGCTCCAGGCTGCCGGCCGCGTCGACGATCCGATCGCCCTCCGTGGGCTGGTCCACCTCGCGCGCTCGACGGAAGTCATCTCCGACGCCGCCTTAGAGATCAGTGAAGGCGTGCTTCGGGGACTGGGCACCCATCCCGTCGTCGAGGCGGCCATCGAGGCGAGCGACGAGGTGATCGTTCGGGAGACCGTCTCTCCGGACAGCGACCTCGACGGCGCGACGCTGGGCGACCGCGAGGTCAAGACCCGAACGGGCATGCGCGTGATCGCCGTCCGGCGACCGTCGACCCATCCGACCGGCAAGCACTCCACGGACTGGGAACTCTCGCCGGGGCCGGAGACGGCGATCGACGCTGGCGACGTGGTGATCGCGAAGGGAACTCGGAGTGGTGCGGAGCGACTGCGCGAGCTAGCTGGGGGAGACTGA
- a CDS encoding DUF7536 family protein — translation MSDASNGKAQLLAALRVREHAKRGITTGIVFAIAVYAVFVFGRASALGQVLYLSLLAVLAMTVGAVVTTVLVGVEAYRHATEDDPADDEKEQ, via the coding sequence GTGTCAGACGCATCGAACGGGAAAGCGCAACTCCTGGCAGCCCTTCGGGTTCGCGAGCACGCGAAACGGGGGATCACAACGGGGATCGTCTTCGCCATCGCCGTCTACGCCGTGTTCGTCTTCGGTCGCGCGTCGGCGCTCGGGCAGGTGCTGTACCTCTCTTTGCTTGCCGTCCTCGCGATGACAGTCGGGGCCGTCGTGACAACGGTTCTGGTCGGAGTTGAGGCCTACAGACACGCCACAGAGGACGACCCGGCCGACGACGAGAAAGAACAGTAG
- the hisG gene encoding ATP phosphoribosyltransferase, protein MRIALPNKGRLHDPSVELLERAGLHLVDGADRQLYARTVDDDVTVLYARAADIPEYVSDGAADLGITGYDQAQEADRENLVSLLDLEYGQCKLVLAAPEDGDIDDPADLEGGTVATEFPNVTRHYLEDVGVDAEITEVSGATELTPHVDIADGIVDITSTGTTLRMNRLAVVDDVLESSVRLFAREDVADDPKVKQIEMALSSVLSAEDKRYLMMNAPESQLEEVKDVLPGMGGPTVMDIAGTEDVAVHAVVDEQAVFETISRLKEIGASDVLVTEIERLVE, encoded by the coding sequence ATGCGCATCGCCCTGCCCAACAAGGGTCGGCTCCACGACCCGAGCGTCGAATTGCTCGAACGCGCCGGGCTCCACCTCGTCGACGGCGCGGACCGACAGCTCTACGCCCGGACGGTCGACGACGACGTGACCGTGCTGTACGCCCGCGCCGCGGACATCCCCGAATACGTCTCCGACGGCGCGGCCGACCTCGGCATCACCGGCTACGACCAGGCCCAGGAGGCCGACCGCGAGAACCTGGTTTCCCTCCTCGACCTGGAATACGGCCAGTGCAAACTCGTGCTGGCCGCCCCCGAGGACGGAGACATCGACGACCCCGCTGACCTGGAGGGCGGCACCGTCGCGACGGAGTTCCCGAACGTGACCCGACACTATCTCGAAGACGTTGGCGTCGACGCCGAGATCACGGAAGTTTCGGGGGCGACCGAGCTCACGCCGCACGTCGACATCGCCGACGGCATCGTCGACATCACCTCGACGGGCACGACCCTGCGGATGAACCGCCTCGCAGTCGTCGACGACGTCCTCGAAAGCTCCGTCCGGCTGTTCGCCCGCGAGGACGTCGCCGACGACCCCAAAGTAAAGCAGATCGAGATGGCGCTGTCCTCGGTGCTGTCGGCCGAGGACAAGCGCTACCTCATGATGAACGCACCCGAGTCCCAGCTCGAGGAGGTCAAGGACGTCCTGCCCGGGATGGGCGGACCGACGGTGATGGACATCGCCGGGACGGAGGATGTTGCGGTCCATGCAGTCGTCGACGAACAGGCGGTCTTCGAGACGATCAGCCGGCTGAAAGAGATCGGTGCGAGCGATGTCCTCGTGACCGAGATCGAACGACTGGTGGAGTGA
- a CDS encoding sensor histidine kinase, with amino-acid sequence MIDGLAIGGRYWYLAIFGLSAVATFASAVRANRIADGDTRRGLVALLLTSGGWALTHVAYLATADEQLGVFLYQIGLVVGLSTIGGWLYFCSAYTGRTLHRDPRIRRIVVGVFLAIVAVKLTNNVHGLYFTSEVVSTPFPHVAITSTTLHWTVMGGSYALATVGYFMLYERFRHVSHDSRPLLVLLGLTALPVGFDILGMLVPGLMEITYEPVGVAAFAVGLSFVYFERFRTIRLAGDRDDPVIVLDADDRIQDYNRAATQLVSALDDRSVVGDRFAEVAPKCAEKLVEDDPLVTVHRDGETRYYRVTEQEFSASQADLGRALVFTDETHREQYRNELERQNDRLDSFASMLSHDLRNPLNVAQGRLELAREKVDNEHLEAVNDALSRIETLIEDVLQLARQGQPVEETDRVSLGAVARDAWGMVETAEAELVVETDRDLVADPDRLQRLFENLFRNAIEHGGEDVTVTVGALETPQGFFVEDDGRGISQQDREQVFESGYSTAEDGTGFGLSIVEQIVAAHEWTIELADVEVGTRFEIRT; translated from the coding sequence ATGATCGACGGGTTGGCGATCGGTGGCCGGTACTGGTATCTGGCGATCTTCGGCCTCTCTGCGGTCGCCACGTTCGCCAGTGCGGTCCGGGCCAACCGGATCGCTGATGGCGACACCCGGCGGGGCCTGGTCGCTTTGCTCCTCACCAGCGGCGGGTGGGCGCTTACTCACGTCGCGTATCTGGCGACAGCCGACGAGCAACTCGGCGTGTTCCTCTATCAGATCGGCCTCGTCGTCGGATTGAGCACGATCGGCGGGTGGCTGTACTTCTGTTCGGCCTACACTGGCCGGACGCTCCACCGCGATCCACGGATTCGCCGGATCGTCGTTGGCGTCTTCCTCGCGATCGTTGCCGTGAAACTCACGAACAACGTTCACGGCCTGTACTTCACGAGCGAGGTCGTTTCGACGCCGTTCCCTCACGTCGCGATCACGAGCACCACCTTACACTGGACGGTCATGGGGGGAAGCTACGCGCTGGCGACGGTCGGGTACTTCATGCTCTACGAGCGATTTCGCCACGTCAGCCACGATTCGCGCCCGCTGTTGGTATTGCTCGGGCTGACAGCCCTGCCGGTCGGCTTCGACATCCTGGGGATGCTCGTTCCCGGACTGATGGAGATAACCTACGAACCAGTCGGCGTCGCGGCATTCGCCGTCGGGCTCTCGTTCGTCTACTTCGAGCGCTTCCGGACGATCCGGCTGGCCGGCGACCGGGACGATCCGGTGATCGTCCTCGATGCCGACGACCGCATCCAGGACTACAACCGGGCGGCGACGCAACTCGTGTCCGCGCTGGACGACCGTTCGGTCGTCGGCGACCGCTTCGCCGAGGTCGCCCCGAAGTGTGCGGAGAAACTCGTGGAGGACGATCCGCTCGTTACGGTCCACCGAGACGGCGAGACCCGGTACTACCGCGTGACTGAACAGGAGTTCTCGGCTTCTCAGGCTGATCTCGGGCGCGCCCTCGTCTTCACCGACGAGACCCATCGCGAACAGTACCGAAACGAACTCGAACGCCAGAACGACCGGCTGGATTCCTTCGCCAGCATGCTCAGCCACGACCTCCGCAACCCGCTGAACGTCGCTCAGGGTCGCCTCGAACTCGCCCGTGAGAAGGTCGACAACGAACACCTCGAGGCGGTCAACGACGCCCTCTCCCGCATCGAGACGCTCATCGAGGACGTCCTCCAGCTCGCCCGCCAGGGCCAGCCCGTCGAAGAGACTGACCGCGTGAGTCTCGGAGCGGTCGCTCGGGACGCCTGGGGGATGGTCGAGACGGCCGAGGCCGAACTGGTCGTCGAGACCGACCGCGACCTCGTCGCCGATCCGGACCGCCTCCAGCGGCTGTTCGAGAACCTCTTCCGGAATGCGATCGAACACGGCGGTGAGGACGTCACCGTCACTGTGGGCGCACTCGAGACACCGCAGGGTTTCTTCGTCGAAGACGACGGACGCGGCATCTCCCAGCAAGACCGTGAGCAGGTCTTCGAATCAGGTTACAGCACCGCGGAGGACGGCACCGGGTTCGGCCTCTCGATCGTCGAGCAGATCGTCGCCGCTCACGAGTGGACGATCGAGCTCGCAGACGTCGAAGTGGGGACTCGCTTCGAGATCCGGACGTGA
- a CDS encoding ribbon-helix-helix protein, CopG family, which yields MNDVLSDLEEVTVEFDEETLEALDEKAFRDHRDNREAAIRDLLDQWLKEREE from the coding sequence ATGAACGACGTCCTCTCGGATCTGGAGGAAGTGACCGTCGAGTTCGACGAGGAGACTCTCGAGGCGCTGGACGAGAAGGCCTTCCGGGATCACCGGGACAACCGCGAGGCCGCGATTCGAGATCTGCTGGATCAGTGGTTGAAAGAGCGCGAGGAGTGA